One part of the Planctomycetaceae bacterium genome encodes these proteins:
- a CDS encoding BON domain-containing protein, whose amino-acid sequence MPKYGKWLLVLGIMAANPAFSSADGFLGGLRQKTPFNATTQQAQNQRQAEQVAEALKEARLNGYDIEIEAQGDTVRLDGKVRDVTHRALATQVCQSLPGIKHVDNNLKYVPSGEIQQTAATSAMTNTQVRTAVFESSDANSRVRQIQYQPETDSRPIGAENQAKAQQIGQALSQSGLVGYDIEIRYQEGTATLLGSVATSEQKQAASAAAKRVPGVRGVSNQLQISNPIAQTAYAGGAPQMMPVSMMSGDHMMMQGMMPPASVAGVGAYSNPHLPQHAWPAYAQYPNSAAVTYPTQYSASAFPYIGPFYPYPQVPLGWREAKLEWDDGYWQLNFNKEKKAWYWLLQPKNW is encoded by the coding sequence ATGCCAAAGTACGGAAAATGGTTACTGGTGCTGGGGATCATGGCGGCCAACCCTGCCTTTTCCAGCGCCGACGGATTTCTCGGCGGGTTGCGGCAGAAAACGCCGTTCAACGCGACAACTCAGCAGGCTCAGAACCAGAGGCAGGCCGAACAGGTCGCCGAAGCTCTGAAGGAAGCCCGGCTGAATGGCTACGACATTGAAATCGAAGCACAGGGCGACACCGTCCGGCTGGACGGCAAGGTCCGCGACGTCACCCACCGTGCTCTGGCGACTCAGGTTTGCCAGAGCCTGCCGGGCATCAAGCACGTCGACAACAACCTGAAGTATGTTCCCTCCGGCGAAATTCAGCAGACGGCTGCGACCTCCGCCATGACGAACACTCAGGTACGAACGGCCGTCTTTGAATCTTCCGACGCCAACAGCCGCGTTCGTCAGATTCAATACCAGCCGGAAACGGATTCACGGCCAATCGGTGCCGAAAATCAGGCAAAGGCTCAGCAGATCGGACAGGCGTTGTCACAGTCCGGCCTGGTGGGATACGACATCGAAATTCGATACCAGGAAGGAACGGCAACCCTGCTGGGTTCCGTGGCGACTTCCGAGCAGAAGCAGGCAGCTTCTGCAGCGGCAAAGCGAGTTCCCGGTGTTCGCGGCGTCAGCAATCAGCTTCAGATCAGCAATCCGATCGCACAAACGGCCTACGCCGGTGGTGCTCCGCAGATGATGCCCGTTTCGATGATGTCCGGCGATCACATGATGATGCAGGGCATGATGCCTCCGGCTTCGGTCGCGGGCGTGGGAGCCTACTCGAACCCGCACCTGCCACAGCACGCATGGCCGGCATACGCTCAGTATCCGAACTCTGCTGCCGTGACCTATCCGACTCAGTACAGTGCCAGCGCGTTTCCGTACATCGGACCATTCTATCCGTATCCGCAGGTTCCCCTGGGATGGCGGGAAGCGAAACTGGAATGGGATGACGGTTACTGGCAGTTGAACTTCAACAAGGAAAAGAAGGCCTGGTACTGGTTGCTGCAGCCGAAGAACTGGTAA
- a CDS encoding M3 family metallopeptidase — translation MNTENPLLITSGFPAFDRIQPADVQDGIRKSLQLAAQHLQDAEHSDSADWNSLMTPLEKIDLLFEYGWSAVSHLLSVANSDELREAHEAMLPDVVQFGLRVSQSQPLYAKMCALRDSTAWPSLASAQQRILTRAIQNAELSGIGLQGAQRERFNEISQQLSQLASDFQNNVLDATKAWHLDVTNAADTDGWPASLRRLTASAWSRAKENADSSPATPEAGPWRVTLDAPCFGPFMEHCRNRVLRETVYRAYVARAAAGESDNTPLIQQILTLRKEKAALLGFRHHADVSLSQKMAGNTDAVQQMFERLLSVSLPRGRDELAEISDFAAQNGQSETLAHWDVGFWAERLREQRFSFTDEELRPYFSLDRVLRGLFDLCRRLFGITVRAADGTAPVWNSDVRYFEIDNERGDQIAGFYLDPYSRPENKRGGAWMNDCIARSASPEGMRLPVAHLVCNSTPPVGDVPSLMTFREVETLFHEFGHGLQHMLTTVNFRDAAGISGVEWDAVELPSQFMENWCYHRPTLLGMAVHYETGETLPDDMFEKICRARTYRAASQMLRQLQFGMTDMELHSTFDPNGVETAFDVHRRIAEQTSPMPLLPENRFLCSFQHIFAGGYSAGYYSYKWAEVLSADAFSAFEEAGLDDESAVAETGRRFRDTILAQGGSRHPMEIYRDFRGREPSPEALLRHNGLLSD, via the coding sequence ATGAACACTGAGAATCCCCTGCTGATCACCAGCGGATTTCCTGCCTTTGATCGCATTCAGCCCGCTGACGTTCAGGACGGAATTCGAAAGTCTCTGCAGCTTGCCGCGCAGCATCTGCAGGATGCTGAACACAGCGACAGTGCTGACTGGAACAGTCTGATGACGCCGCTGGAAAAGATCGATCTGCTGTTCGAATACGGATGGTCCGCGGTCAGTCATCTGCTAAGCGTTGCCAACAGTGACGAACTGCGTGAAGCTCACGAAGCCATGCTTCCCGATGTCGTGCAGTTCGGTCTGCGAGTCAGCCAGAGTCAGCCGCTGTACGCAAAGATGTGTGCTCTGAGAGACTCCACGGCATGGCCGTCTCTGGCGTCGGCTCAACAGCGAATTCTGACCCGCGCCATTCAGAACGCGGAACTGTCCGGAATCGGTCTGCAGGGCGCGCAACGTGAACGCTTCAATGAGATCTCGCAGCAGTTGTCGCAACTGGCCAGCGACTTTCAGAACAATGTCCTGGACGCGACCAAAGCGTGGCATCTGGACGTTACGAACGCAGCTGATACGGACGGCTGGCCCGCCAGTCTGCGCCGGCTGACGGCGTCCGCATGGAGCCGGGCGAAGGAAAACGCCGACAGTTCGCCGGCGACACCGGAGGCCGGACCGTGGCGAGTGACTCTGGATGCTCCCTGCTTCGGTCCCTTCATGGAACACTGCCGCAACCGTGTCCTGCGAGAAACCGTCTATCGCGCTTACGTCGCTCGAGCCGCCGCCGGCGAATCCGACAACACGCCGCTGATTCAGCAGATTCTGACGCTCAGAAAGGAAAAGGCGGCGCTGCTGGGATTCCGTCATCACGCCGACGTCAGCCTGTCTCAGAAGATGGCCGGCAACACCGACGCCGTGCAGCAGATGTTCGAACGATTGCTGTCCGTGTCACTGCCGCGGGGACGCGATGAGCTGGCGGAAATCAGCGACTTCGCGGCGCAGAACGGTCAGTCGGAAACTCTGGCACACTGGGACGTCGGCTTCTGGGCCGAACGACTTCGGGAGCAGCGGTTTTCATTCACCGACGAAGAACTGCGGCCGTACTTTTCGCTGGATCGTGTGCTGCGGGGCCTGTTCGACCTCTGTCGGCGGCTGTTCGGCATCACGGTCCGGGCGGCGGACGGAACAGCTCCCGTGTGGAACTCCGACGTCCGGTATTTCGAAATTGACAACGAACGCGGCGATCAGATTGCCGGCTTCTATCTGGATCCGTATTCCCGTCCGGAAAATAAGCGCGGCGGAGCCTGGATGAACGACTGCATCGCGCGATCCGCCTCACCGGAAGGAATGCGTCTGCCGGTCGCTCACCTGGTTTGCAACAGCACTCCGCCGGTCGGCGATGTTCCATCGCTGATGACGTTTCGTGAAGTGGAAACGCTGTTCCACGAGTTCGGGCACGGACTGCAGCACATGCTGACAACCGTCAACTTCCGCGACGCCGCCGGTATCAGCGGAGTGGAATGGGACGCCGTCGAACTGCCCAGTCAGTTCATGGAAAACTGGTGCTATCACCGGCCGACTCTGCTGGGCATGGCGGTTCACTACGAAACCGGTGAAACTCTGCCCGACGACATGTTCGAAAAAATCTGCCGCGCTCGAACGTATCGAGCGGCGTCGCAGATGCTGCGGCAACTGCAGTTCGGAATGACCGACATGGAACTGCATTCGACGTTTGATCCGAACGGCGTCGAAACCGCTTTCGATGTGCATCGCCGCATCGCCGAACAGACGTCACCGATGCCGCTGCTGCCGGAGAACCGATTCCTGTGTTCCTTCCAGCACATCTTTGCCGGAGGCTACTCCGCCGGCTACTACAGCTACAAGTGGGCCGAAGTGCTGAGCGCCGACGCGTTCTCCGCATTTGAAGAAGCGGGGCTTGACGATGAGTCCGCAGTCGCCGAAACCGGCCGCAGATTTCGCGACACAATTCTGGCCCAGGGCGGAAGCAGGCATCCGATGGAAATCTACCGGGACTTCCGCGGACGCGAACCCAGCCCCGAAGCGCTGCTGCGACACAACGGACTGCTGAGTGACTGA
- a CDS encoding alpha-amylase/4-alpha-glucanotransferase domain-containing protein has product MAGTVRLILAFHNHQPIGNFDGVFEQSYQESYRPFLDVLREYPDIPFALHTSGSLLEWLEAAHPEYITRLGDMVRQGQIEIIGGAYYEPILANIPRRDRVGQIRMFSDHLEALFSTTVRGMWVPERVWEQSFAGDITAAGIRYTILDDYHFRCGGLRQDDLFGYYVTEYEGRLLSVLPGSEKLRYTIPFQDPQATIDYLKDVASRFENPVVVFGDDGEKFGTWPDTFKHVYEDRWLHRFLDALRANQSWLKVTTPAEMLDHVAPLDTFYLPDASYREMTEWVLPAETQKEYQRLTHEKREGDADWHQLLQFTRGGFWRNFRVKYPESNEMYARMMDVSAHVAKLDGEASLDCDSTELLEDARRCLYRAQCNCSFWHGAFGGLYLPHLRNAVYANLIEADTLLEQVEQRGDSWVDFATGDFNLDARPEVKLSNQRLVALFSPATGGHMYELDLRACKVNLLATLNRRPEAYHQKIFDHAEKLRQQADGGDGHEEVASIHDIVRFKQPDLDRKIAFDSWPRKSLVDHFLQPSLSLDDFYGGKGLLSGFATSTYEASIRRGSNEVALEMCGRGAVGGCSVEIRKIVVVSKDRPGEIVVQYQLHGLPQNVPMHFGVEFNFATMPGGASDRYFYDASGSQLGRLDSRQQLASADRIGLVDEYQGLDVSLELSQSAGLWAFPIETISQSESGFELVHQSVVVVPHWEFTAPASGPWTVDMRLVLDTSLARARQLAEIGRAGEITDESESGADASTPPVLATRQ; this is encoded by the coding sequence ATGGCGGGAACTGTTCGCCTGATCCTGGCGTTTCACAATCATCAGCCGATCGGCAACTTTGACGGCGTGTTTGAACAGTCGTATCAGGAAAGCTACCGACCGTTTCTGGACGTACTGCGGGAGTATCCTGATATCCCGTTCGCGCTGCATACGTCCGGAAGCCTGCTGGAATGGCTGGAAGCGGCTCACCCGGAATACATCACGCGGCTGGGCGACATGGTGCGGCAGGGGCAGATTGAGATTATCGGTGGCGCTTACTACGAACCGATTCTGGCCAACATTCCGCGGCGCGACCGTGTCGGTCAGATTCGAATGTTCAGTGATCACCTGGAAGCCCTGTTTTCCACGACCGTGCGCGGCATGTGGGTTCCGGAGCGAGTCTGGGAACAGTCGTTCGCCGGCGACATCACGGCCGCCGGAATTCGTTACACCATTCTGGACGACTACCACTTTCGCTGCGGCGGTCTGAGGCAGGACGATCTGTTCGGATACTATGTGACCGAATACGAAGGACGTCTGCTGTCGGTCCTGCCGGGCAGCGAGAAGCTGCGATACACGATTCCGTTTCAGGACCCGCAGGCGACGATTGATTACCTGAAAGACGTTGCCAGCCGGTTCGAAAACCCGGTGGTCGTATTCGGTGACGATGGCGAAAAATTCGGAACCTGGCCGGACACGTTTAAGCACGTCTATGAAGATCGCTGGCTGCACCGGTTCCTGGATGCGCTCCGCGCGAACCAGTCATGGCTGAAGGTCACAACGCCCGCCGAAATGCTCGACCATGTCGCTCCGCTGGACACCTTCTATCTGCCCGATGCCAGCTATCGCGAAATGACCGAATGGGTTCTTCCCGCAGAAACTCAAAAGGAATATCAGCGGCTGACTCACGAAAAGCGCGAAGGCGACGCCGACTGGCACCAACTGCTGCAGTTCACGCGCGGCGGCTTCTGGAGAAACTTCCGGGTCAAATATCCGGAAAGCAACGAGATGTACGCACGCATGATGGACGTGAGTGCTCACGTTGCCAAACTGGACGGCGAAGCGTCGCTGGACTGCGATTCGACGGAACTGCTGGAAGACGCTCGCCGCTGTCTGTACCGCGCGCAGTGCAACTGCAGCTTCTGGCACGGAGCTTTCGGCGGACTGTATCTGCCCCATCTGCGAAACGCGGTGTACGCCAACCTCATCGAAGCGGACACGCTGCTGGAACAGGTCGAACAGCGCGGCGACAGTTGGGTCGACTTCGCCACCGGCGACTTTAACCTGGATGCCCGACCGGAAGTGAAGCTCAGCAATCAGCGGCTGGTCGCATTGTTTTCGCCGGCGACCGGCGGACACATGTACGAACTGGATCTGCGAGCCTGCAAAGTCAATCTGCTGGCAACGCTGAATCGTCGGCCGGAAGCGTACCACCAGAAAATCTTCGATCACGCGGAGAAGCTTCGTCAACAGGCCGACGGCGGCGACGGTCATGAAGAAGTCGCCAGCATTCATGACATCGTGCGGTTTAAGCAGCCGGACCTGGACCGCAAGATCGCTTTCGACTCATGGCCGCGCAAGAGTCTGGTGGATCATTTTCTGCAGCCGAGTCTGTCGCTGGATGACTTCTACGGCGGGAAGGGTTTGCTGAGCGGTTTTGCGACGTCCACCTATGAAGCGTCCATTCGGCGCGGCAGCAATGAAGTCGCTCTGGAAATGTGCGGTCGCGGAGCCGTCGGCGGCTGCAGCGTCGAAATTCGCAAGATCGTGGTCGTTTCGAAGGACCGGCCCGGCGAAATCGTCGTGCAGTATCAACTGCACGGGCTGCCTCAGAATGTTCCGATGCACTTCGGCGTGGAGTTCAACTTCGCCACGATGCCGGGCGGAGCGTCCGATCGCTACTTCTACGACGCCAGCGGGTCGCAACTCGGCCGGCTCGACAGCCGCCAGCAGCTTGCTTCCGCCGACCGTATTGGTCTGGTCGATGAGTACCAGGGCCTGGACGTGTCGCTGGAATTGTCGCAATCTGCCGGGTTGTGGGCGTTTCCGATCGAGACGATCAGCCAGTCCGAATCCGGATTTGAACTGGTCCATCAAAGCGTCGTCGTGGTCCCGCACTGGGAATTCACGGCTCCGGCCAGCGGTCCGTGGACGGTTGACATGAGGCTGGTGCTGGACACGTCACTGGCTCGCGCTCGGCAACTGGCGGAAATTGGCCGCGCGGGAGAAATCACCGACGAATCTGAATCCGGTGCCGATGCATCAACTCCGCCGGTTCTTGCAACGCGACAGTAG
- the miaB gene encoding tRNA (N6-isopentenyl adenosine(37)-C2)-methylthiotransferase MiaB, translating to MSDETHNHRLYIETVGCQMNMLDSELVVAALRRDGYELTDDPKSADTILFNTCSVREHAEHKIYSSLGRLKYAKRKDPQKVIGVLGCMAQKDQDLIFRRAPHVDIVVGTGQLAEIPRLIRETRSASQRVQQKAVSLGRREGSVAAVSGSFQSYDPLRDPEMRPTPFQAFVRIMIGCDKFCTYCVVPSTRGPEQSRSPSEILQEVGVLADQGVKEVCLLGQTVNSYKYTENGSLHRLSDLISAISGIDGIERIRFVTSYPKDMTTDLLQAVRDLPQAVRYLHVPLQHGCNEILQRMKRGYTVENYREMMHRVRDVIPECSVSSDFIVGFCGESEDAHQKSMDAIREFRFKNSFIFKYSERGGTKAAELMPDDVPDDIKKRRNNEMLALQNEISEEDNAEFIGRQVSVLVEGPSRSSEKKAARGEETSVAGSLLAVQLMGRSKCDRIVAFDGNPRLAGSTVDVEIHDCTATTLIGSIVTRQVQHGSAGMLPILS from the coding sequence ATGTCTGACGAGACTCACAATCACCGGCTGTATATCGAAACCGTCGGCTGCCAGATGAACATGCTGGACAGCGAACTGGTCGTCGCCGCGCTGCGCCGGGACGGGTACGAACTGACGGACGATCCGAAATCCGCGGACACGATTCTGTTCAATACGTGCAGTGTCCGTGAACACGCCGAGCATAAGATCTACAGCTCACTGGGCCGGCTGAAGTACGCCAAGCGAAAGGATCCTCAGAAGGTCATCGGAGTTCTGGGCTGCATGGCTCAGAAGGATCAGGACCTGATCTTTCGCCGGGCTCCTCACGTCGACATTGTCGTCGGAACGGGACAACTGGCGGAGATCCCGCGACTGATCCGTGAAACACGTTCCGCATCACAGCGTGTTCAACAGAAAGCCGTCAGCCTTGGCCGTCGCGAAGGCAGCGTCGCCGCGGTGTCCGGAAGTTTTCAAAGCTACGATCCGCTGCGGGATCCGGAGATGCGCCCAACGCCGTTTCAGGCATTCGTCCGCATCATGATCGGCTGTGACAAGTTCTGCACATACTGCGTTGTGCCGTCAACGCGCGGCCCGGAACAGTCGCGTTCACCGTCGGAGATTCTCCAGGAAGTCGGCGTGCTGGCGGATCAGGGAGTGAAGGAAGTCTGTCTGCTGGGCCAGACTGTCAACAGCTACAAGTACACCGAAAACGGCAGTCTGCATCGGCTGTCGGATCTGATCAGTGCCATCAGCGGCATCGACGGCATCGAACGCATTCGGTTCGTCACAAGTTATCCCAAAGACATGACAACCGATCTGCTGCAGGCCGTTCGAGACCTTCCGCAGGCTGTTCGATATCTGCACGTTCCGCTGCAGCATGGCTGCAATGAGATTCTGCAGCGGATGAAGCGCGGCTACACCGTGGAAAACTATCGCGAAATGATGCACCGCGTGCGTGATGTGATTCCGGAATGCAGCGTGTCGAGCGATTTCATTGTCGGATTCTGCGGTGAATCCGAAGACGCTCATCAGAAGAGCATGGATGCAATCCGGGAATTCCGGTTCAAGAACAGCTTCATTTTCAAGTACAGCGAACGCGGCGGAACCAAAGCGGCCGAACTGATGCCGGACGATGTACCGGACGACATCAAGAAACGTCGCAACAACGAAATGCTGGCTCTGCAAAATGAAATCAGCGAAGAAGACAACGCGGAATTCATCGGACGCCAGGTCAGCGTTCTCGTGGAAGGTCCCAGCCGGTCCTCAGAAAAGAAGGCCGCCCGCGGCGAAGAAACGTCCGTGGCGGGCAGTCTGCTGGCCGTGCAGTTGATGGGGCGTTCGAAGTGCGACCGCATCGTGGCATTCGACGGAAATCCCCGCCTTGCCGGCTCAACCGTGGACGTGGAGATTCACGACTGTACGGCCACGACGCTGATCGGATCGATCGTCACCAGGCAGGTTCAGCACGGGTCTGCCGGAATGCTGCCGATCCTGTCATGA